In Pseudomonas poae, a single genomic region encodes these proteins:
- a CDS encoding protease modulator HflK, producing the protein MIERDSPDSPWIQAGRLTFLALYAVTVLAALAWAFSNVRQIDPQNRAVVLHFGALDRIQNAGLLLAWPQPFEQVVLLPAADRVIERRVENLLRSDAAVQADRVATFATPLSDALAGSGYLLTGDAGVVQLDVRVFYKVTEPYAFVLQGEHVLPALDRLVTRSAVALTAARDLDTILVARPELIGSDNGAAERRERLRGDLVQGINKRLAQLTSSGLGLGIEVTRVDVQSSLPGPAVNAFNAVLTASQQADKAVANARTDAEKLTQTANQEADRVVQVAHAQASERLANAQAQTATVASLAQVKDPGLLLRLYRERLPKILGQAGSVTTVDPKDDSRLIIQGAEQ; encoded by the coding sequence ATGATCGAGCGTGACAGCCCGGACAGCCCCTGGATCCAGGCAGGGCGCCTGACCTTCCTGGCGCTGTACGCGGTGACGGTATTGGCGGCGTTGGCCTGGGCGTTTTCCAACGTGCGCCAGATCGACCCGCAGAACCGCGCGGTAGTGCTGCACTTCGGCGCCCTGGACCGCATCCAGAATGCCGGGCTGCTGCTGGCCTGGCCGCAGCCGTTTGAGCAGGTGGTGCTGTTGCCGGCGGCAGATCGGGTGATCGAGCGACGGGTAGAGAACCTGCTGCGTTCCGACGCGGCAGTCCAGGCCGACCGCGTGGCTACTTTCGCCACGCCGCTCAGCGATGCCCTGGCCGGGTCCGGGTACCTGCTGACCGGCGATGCCGGGGTGGTGCAGCTGGATGTGCGGGTGTTCTACAAGGTCACCGAGCCGTATGCGTTTGTGTTGCAGGGCGAGCATGTGCTGCCAGCGTTGGATCGCCTGGTGACCCGCAGCGCCGTGGCGCTCACGGCGGCGCGCGATCTGGACACGATCCTGGTGGCGCGGCCCGAGCTGATCGGCAGCGACAACGGCGCCGCTGAACGTCGGGAACGCCTGCGCGGCGACCTGGTGCAAGGCATCAACAAGCGCCTTGCACAGCTGACTTCCAGCGGCTTGGGTTTGGGCATCGAAGTCACCCGTGTGGATGTGCAATCAAGCCTGCCAGGCCCGGCGGTGAATGCGTTCAATGCGGTGCTGACGGCCAGCCAGCAGGCGGATAAAGCCGTGGCCAACGCCCGCACCGACGCCGAAAAACTCACCCAGACTGCCAACCAGGAAGCCGACCGCGTGGTGCAAGTGGCCCACGCCCAGGCCAGTGAACGGCTGGCCAACGCCCAGGCGCAAACCGCGACCGTGGCCAGCCTGGCCCAGGTGAAAGACCCAGGCTTGCTGCTGCGCCTGTACCGCGAGCGCCTGCCGAAGATTCTCGGCCAGGCAGGTTCCGTGACCACGGTCGACCCTAAAGACGACTCCCGCTTGATCATCCAGGGAGCCGAGCAATGA
- a CDS encoding dihydroorotase — protein sequence MSRLLIRNARLVNEGQEFDADVLVANGRIEKIASSIQDCNAPVAIDAQGQWLLPGMIDDQVHFREPGAPDKGSFYSESRAAVAGGITSFMDMPNTNPATLNLEALADKKRRAALHSVANYGFHFGVSNDNLVTVAALDPCEVAGVKVFMGASTGNMLVDDPRILERLFAEVPTILLAHCEHTPSILANEQRLRERFGDHIPAVAHPLIRDAEACYRSSSFAVELAKRHGTRLHVLHLTSKRELELFEDKPLVDKRITAEVCLHHLLFDDRDYHRLGHQIKCNPAIKTRADRDALRQALLSDRLDVIGSDHAPHTWAQKQLGYREAPSGLPLVQHALPALLELVADGHLPLTTLVAKTSHRVADLFAIPDRGYLREGYWADLVLIQPEPEGKPVSSQPILGRCGWTPFAERSFRHSVSTTLVSGHLAWYNGRVVDSCQGLPLHFLR from the coding sequence ATGAGCCGCCTGCTGATCCGCAATGCCCGCCTGGTGAACGAAGGCCAGGAATTCGACGCCGATGTGCTGGTCGCCAACGGCCGCATCGAGAAGATCGCCAGCAGCATCCAAGACTGCAACGCCCCCGTGGCCATCGACGCCCAAGGCCAATGGCTGCTGCCCGGTATGATCGATGACCAAGTGCATTTTCGTGAACCCGGCGCGCCGGACAAAGGCAGTTTCTACAGCGAATCCCGCGCAGCCGTGGCCGGTGGCATCACCAGCTTCATGGACATGCCCAATACCAACCCGGCCACGCTGAACCTGGAAGCCTTGGCCGACAAGAAGCGCCGCGCAGCCCTGCACTCGGTGGCCAACTACGGCTTTCACTTTGGCGTCAGCAACGACAACCTCGTCACCGTCGCCGCCCTCGACCCGTGCGAAGTGGCCGGGGTCAAAGTGTTCATGGGCGCGTCCACCGGCAATATGCTGGTGGACGACCCGCGCATCCTGGAGCGGCTGTTTGCCGAAGTGCCGACTATCCTGCTGGCTCACTGCGAACACACGCCAAGCATACTGGCCAACGAGCAGCGCTTGCGCGAGCGCTTCGGCGATCACATCCCCGCCGTCGCTCACCCGCTGATCAGGGATGCCGAGGCATGCTATCGCTCATCGTCTTTTGCGGTGGAATTGGCCAAACGCCACGGCACGCGCCTGCATGTGCTGCACCTGACCAGCAAGCGCGAACTGGAGTTGTTCGAAGACAAACCGCTGGTGGACAAGCGCATCACTGCCGAGGTTTGCCTGCACCACCTGTTGTTCGATGACCGCGACTATCACCGCCTCGGCCACCAGATCAAATGCAACCCGGCAATCAAGACCCGCGCCGACCGCGACGCTCTGCGCCAAGCCTTGTTGAGTGATCGCCTGGATGTGATTGGCAGTGACCATGCGCCGCATACCTGGGCGCAAAAACAGCTGGGGTATCGAGAGGCGCCGTCGGGTTTGCCCCTGGTGCAGCACGCGCTGCCGGCGTTACTGGAGTTGGTGGCGGATGGGCACTTGCCGCTGACGACGCTGGTGGCGAAAACCAGCCATCGCGTGGCCGACCTGTTCGCGATTCCTGATCGCGGCTACCTGCGTGAAGGCTATTGGGCAGATCTGGTATTGATCCAACCCGAGCCTGAAGGCAAACCCGTCAGCAGCCAACCGATCCTCGGCCGCTGTGGCTGGACACCGTTCGCCGAGCGTAGCTTTCGCCACAGTGTCAGCACCACCTTAGTGTCCGGCCACCTGGCCTGGTACAACGGCCGGGTGGTCGATAGCTGCCAGGGGCTGCCCCTGCATTTCTTGCGTTAA
- a CDS encoding phosphatidate cytidylyltransferase, translated as MHSQTIMLFGGIGAILVLASLIGLILKLRTRGTPNAVIDNLNARINAWWVMVVVIGIAFWLGTGAVILLFYAVSFYALREFLTLTPTRRSDYPALVAAFYLALPLQYLLIYSDWYGLFSIFIPVYVFLLLPILASLGGDSTHFLERASKVQWGLMIAVFCVSFVPALLTLDIPGYEGRNLLLIAYLVIVVQLSDVLQYVCGKLFGKHKIAPNLSPSKTVEGFVGGILLSSLIGAALWWTTPFNPWQSFLIALLINLLGFAGGIVMSAIKRDRGVKDWGHMIEGHGGMLDRLDSVCFAAPIFFHLVRYWWT; from the coding sequence ATGCACAGCCAGACCATAATGTTGTTCGGCGGCATCGGCGCGATTCTGGTGCTCGCCTCACTGATCGGCCTGATCCTTAAACTGCGCACCCGGGGCACGCCCAATGCGGTGATCGACAACCTCAACGCCCGCATCAACGCCTGGTGGGTGATGGTGGTGGTCATCGGCATCGCCTTCTGGCTCGGTACCGGCGCGGTGATCCTGCTGTTCTACGCGGTGTCGTTTTACGCCCTGCGTGAATTTCTCACCCTCACCCCCACCCGCCGCAGCGACTACCCGGCGCTGGTGGCCGCGTTCTACTTGGCGTTGCCGCTGCAATACCTGCTGATCTACTCGGACTGGTACGGGTTGTTCTCAATCTTCATCCCGGTGTACGTGTTCCTGCTGCTACCGATCCTCGCTTCGCTGGGCGGCGACAGCACGCACTTCCTGGAACGCGCCTCGAAAGTGCAGTGGGGCCTGATGATCGCGGTGTTCTGCGTGTCTTTCGTGCCTGCCCTGCTCACTCTCGACATCCCCGGCTACGAGGGCCGTAACCTGCTGTTGATCGCCTACCTGGTGATCGTGGTGCAACTGTCGGACGTACTCCAGTACGTGTGTGGGAAGTTGTTCGGCAAGCACAAGATCGCGCCCAACCTGTCGCCCTCCAAAACCGTGGAGGGCTTCGTCGGCGGCATCCTGCTGTCGTCCCTGATCGGCGCCGCACTGTGGTGGACCACACCGTTCAATCCCTGGCAGTCGTTTTTGATTGCGCTGTTGATCAACCTGCTGGGCTTTGCCGGCGGCATCGTGATGTCGGCCATCAAGCGCGACCGGGGCGTGAAGGACTGGGGGCATATGATCGAAGGGCACGGCGGCATGTTGGACCGGCTGGATTCAGTGTGTTTTGCGGCGCCGATTTTCTTCCACCTCGTGCGGTATTGGTGGACCTGA
- a CDS encoding DUF3617 domain-containing protein gives MNARLLCLALVTGLALPVAAQAQMLAPGLWELTTSNMKVDNQDLPDLSLILGQLKQQMTPEQRAMLEKQGITMAGKGVQVCLTPAQVASDSIPLTDPQSGCKQEVTDKTGNQWKFRFSCPKAQGTGVATFQSQKEFTTTVNGTFNATGVQQKGSLDTHAQWLGNDCGTVKPRA, from the coding sequence ATGAATGCTCGTTTGCTCTGTTTAGCCTTGGTGACTGGTTTGGCGCTGCCGGTAGCAGCACAGGCGCAGATGCTGGCGCCGGGCTTGTGGGAATTGACCACCAGCAACATGAAAGTGGATAACCAGGACCTGCCGGACTTGTCGCTGATCCTCGGTCAGCTCAAGCAACAGATGACGCCTGAACAGCGCGCCATGCTGGAAAAACAAGGCATCACCATGGCCGGTAAGGGCGTGCAGGTATGCCTCACGCCTGCCCAGGTCGCGTCCGATTCGATCCCGCTGACCGACCCGCAATCGGGCTGCAAGCAGGAAGTCACCGACAAGACCGGCAACCAGTGGAAATTCCGTTTCAGCTGCCCGAAAGCCCAAGGCACGGGTGTGGCCACTTTCCAAAGCCAAAAGGAATTCACCACCACCGTCAACGGCACCTTCAATGCCACCGGCGTCCAGCAGAAGGGCAGTCTGGACACCCACGCCCAATGGCTGGGCAACGATTGTGGTACCGTCAAACCCCGCGCTTAA
- the cls gene encoding cardiolipin synthase: MDFFGPHLLAYFIATLHFLGTLAAIHAVLTVRTAQGSIAWALSLMFIPYLTLIPYLIFGRSTFDAYIQARRQANQEMHTAITELNWRPWVEEALAARNSSAYASLRAMPKLGRMPCLANNEVRLLINGDATFSAIFEAIRNAKTAILFQFFIIHDDELGQQLHTLLKEKSAEGVAIYVLYDRIGSHALPHRYVQSLRDAGVQVKAFATRSGWLNRFQVNFRNHRKIVVVDGMTGFVGGHNVGDEYLGKKPPLAPWRDTHVQVTGPVVACLQESFAEDWFWAARELPPLILPDAYPEDGVLCQLLASGPADPYETCSLFFVEAIHAATERVWITSPYFIPDEAVFSALRLAVLRGVDVRLLLPSRPDHRIVYAASSLYAIEAVRAGVRVFRYKPGFLHQKVVLVDNEISAIGSANMDNRSFRLNFEVMLLTVDEAFASEVEQMLLDDFALAHEVSQEESRETRRLQQLGMRVARLISPIL, translated from the coding sequence ATGGATTTTTTTGGCCCGCACCTGCTCGCCTACTTCATTGCCACGCTGCATTTTCTGGGGACCCTCGCCGCGATCCACGCGGTGCTGACCGTCAGGACCGCCCAAGGCTCCATCGCCTGGGCCTTGTCCTTGATGTTCATCCCCTACCTGACGCTGATTCCTTACCTGATCTTCGGCCGTAGCACCTTCGACGCCTACATCCAGGCGCGTCGCCAAGCCAACCAGGAAATGCACACCGCAATCACCGAACTGAACTGGCGCCCCTGGGTCGAGGAAGCCTTGGCCGCGCGCAACTCCAGTGCCTACGCCTCCCTGAGGGCAATGCCAAAGCTCGGCCGCATGCCGTGCCTGGCCAACAACGAAGTGCGCTTGTTGATCAACGGCGATGCCACATTCAGCGCGATCTTCGAGGCGATTCGCAACGCCAAGACCGCGATACTGTTTCAGTTCTTCATCATTCACGACGACGAACTCGGCCAACAACTGCACACCCTATTGAAGGAAAAGTCCGCCGAAGGCGTCGCCATTTACGTGCTGTACGACCGCATTGGCAGCCACGCCCTGCCCCATCGCTATGTGCAATCGCTGCGCGACGCAGGGGTACAGGTCAAGGCGTTCGCTACCCGCAGCGGCTGGCTCAATCGGTTCCAGGTCAACTTCCGCAACCACCGCAAGATCGTGGTGGTGGACGGTATGACCGGGTTTGTCGGCGGGCATAACGTAGGTGATGAATACCTGGGCAAAAAGCCGCCGCTGGCGCCGTGGCGTGACACCCATGTACAAGTCACCGGCCCGGTGGTGGCGTGTTTGCAAGAGTCGTTTGCCGAAGACTGGTTTTGGGCTGCGCGTGAGTTACCGCCACTGATCCTGCCGGACGCCTACCCCGAAGACGGCGTGCTGTGCCAATTGCTCGCCAGCGGCCCGGCTGATCCGTACGAAACCTGCTCGCTGTTTTTTGTCGAAGCCATCCACGCAGCAACCGAACGCGTGTGGATCACCAGCCCGTATTTCATCCCCGACGAGGCGGTGTTCTCTGCCCTGCGCCTGGCGGTCTTGCGCGGCGTCGACGTGCGCCTGCTGCTGCCGTCGCGGCCCGACCACCGTATCGTCTACGCCGCTTCCAGCTTGTATGCGATCGAAGCCGTGCGCGCTGGGGTACGCGTATTCCGCTACAAGCCCGGGTTTTTGCATCAGAAGGTGGTGTTAGTGGACAACGAGATCAGTGCGATCGGCAGTGCAAACATGGACAACCGCTCGTTCCGGCTGAATTTCGAAGTGATGTTGTTGACGGTGGATGAAGCGTTTGCCAGCGAGGTGGAGCAAATGCTGCTGGATGATTTCGCCCTGGCCCATGAAGTCAGCCAGGAAGAAAGCCGCGAGACGCGACGCTTGCAACAACTGGGCATGCGAGTGGCGCGGTTGATTTCGCCGATTCTCTAA
- a CDS encoding DUF2063 domain-containing protein, which translates to MRLTDWQLAFEEHLLSQASTANSSFAASLLGGPTLDVQTGLAIYHNAYLSRLQEVLRHDFGALWYWLGDDEFAQLTDAYVRRYPSAHYSLRWLGERLPAFIAEYLMPEQSPPLVELARLEWAFTLAFDAPQGEPLGLNDMTQLPPEDWPGLQVTLAPSVQQLLCHFNTVAIWRASKGESDFPGSHPLELAHICLVWRHQQVCNYRTLDPAQAYALAGMVTTGWNFSELCAELAVTYGEGAPLQAVTWLKQWIQDGLLERRTP; encoded by the coding sequence ATGCGCCTGACCGATTGGCAATTGGCCTTTGAGGAGCATTTGTTATCGCAAGCCAGCACTGCCAACAGCAGTTTTGCCGCCAGCTTGCTGGGCGGGCCGACGCTGGATGTGCAGACGGGCCTGGCGATTTACCACAACGCTTATCTCTCAAGATTGCAGGAAGTGTTGCGACACGACTTTGGCGCCCTCTGGTACTGGTTGGGTGATGACGAGTTCGCGCAACTGACAGACGCTTACGTGCGCCGCTATCCGTCCGCCCATTACAGCCTGCGTTGGCTTGGTGAGCGCTTGCCGGCGTTTATCGCTGAGTACTTGATGCCTGAACAGAGCCCGCCGTTGGTTGAACTGGCGCGGTTGGAGTGGGCGTTCACCCTGGCATTCGACGCGCCTCAAGGCGAGCCGTTGGGGTTGAACGATATGACGCAGTTGCCGCCCGAGGACTGGCCGGGTTTGCAGGTCACCCTGGCGCCTTCGGTGCAGCAGCTGCTGTGCCACTTCAATACGGTAGCGATCTGGCGAGCCAGTAAGGGTGAATCAGACTTCCCCGGCAGCCACCCGCTTGAGCTGGCACACATTTGCCTGGTGTGGCGCCATCAGCAGGTGTGCAATTACCGCACCCTGGATCCTGCGCAAGCCTACGCGTTAGCGGGCATGGTAACCACCGGCTGGAATTTTTCAGAACTGTGCGCCGAGCTTGCAGTCACTTATGGAGAGGGTGCCCCCCTTCAGGCCGTTACGTGGCTGAAACAGTGGATCCAGGACGGTTTGCTGGAGCGTCGGACGCCATAG
- a CDS encoding CDP-alcohol phosphatidyltransferase family protein, with protein MISIYQLKPRFQNLLRPLVQRLYDNGTTANQITVLAGVISLLVGLLIASFAQHLWLFALIPLWMILRMALNAIDGMLAREFGQQSRLGAYLNELCDVIADSALILPFALIPDVSHAPVLLVALLAVFSEYAGVLGPMVGASRRYDGPMGKSDRAFVLGVLATGVALGWLGAGWVDGVMWLVAALLAYTLVNRVRQGLKEEHTSPTA; from the coding sequence ATGATCTCGATCTATCAGCTCAAGCCGCGCTTTCAGAACCTGCTGCGACCTCTGGTGCAGCGCCTCTACGACAACGGCACTACCGCCAACCAAATCACGGTGCTGGCCGGTGTGATTTCCCTGCTGGTGGGCTTGCTCATCGCCAGCTTCGCCCAACACCTGTGGCTGTTTGCGCTGATTCCGCTGTGGATGATCCTGCGCATGGCCCTCAACGCCATCGATGGCATGCTTGCCCGGGAATTCGGCCAGCAGTCACGCCTGGGCGCCTACCTCAATGAACTGTGCGACGTGATCGCCGACAGCGCACTGATCCTTCCCTTTGCGCTGATCCCCGACGTCAGCCACGCGCCAGTGCTGCTGGTGGCGCTGCTGGCGGTGTTCAGCGAATACGCCGGCGTGCTGGGGCCAATGGTGGGCGCATCCCGCCGCTATGACGGGCCGATGGGCAAGAGTGACCGGGCGTTCGTGCTGGGCGTGCTGGCCACCGGTGTAGCGCTGGGCTGGCTGGGCGCGGGTTGGGTCGACGGGGTGATGTGGCTGGTGGCTGCCCTGCTCGCCTACACCCTGGTCAACCGAGTGCGCCAGGGCCTCAAAGAAGAACACACCTCACCGACTGCATAA
- a CDS encoding DUF692 domain-containing protein, with product MPTSLPNLGYGLGLRSEYYQQILEQSPAVDWFEVISENYLVQGGKALYYLDAIAERYPLVMHGVSLSIGGPHALDIDYLKQIKQLAERIQPAWVSDHLCWSRGSAHQLHDLLPLPYTEESLYHVAARVRQVQDVLQRPLVLENVSSYVRAKADEFTEWEFLNALAHLSGCQLLLDVNNVYVSSRNHGFDAWTFIRNLPPESIRQLHLAGHMDYGDYVVDTHDHPVCDPVWALYQQTLEHVGPISTLLERDDHFPPFEELLAELSKARELGATALARRSLCA from the coding sequence ATGCCCACTTCCCTCCCGAACCTCGGTTATGGCCTGGGTTTACGCAGTGAGTACTACCAGCAGATCCTCGAACAGTCGCCCGCCGTGGATTGGTTTGAAGTGATCTCCGAGAATTACCTGGTCCAGGGCGGTAAAGCCTTGTACTACCTGGATGCAATTGCCGAGCGTTATCCGCTGGTGATGCACGGCGTGTCCCTGTCCATCGGTGGGCCGCATGCCCTCGATATCGATTACCTGAAGCAGATCAAGCAGCTCGCCGAGCGTATCCAGCCGGCGTGGGTGTCCGATCACCTGTGCTGGAGCCGTGGCAGCGCCCACCAGTTGCATGACCTGCTGCCGCTGCCCTACACCGAAGAAAGCCTGTACCACGTGGCCGCCCGTGTGCGTCAGGTGCAGGACGTATTGCAGCGCCCGCTGGTGTTGGAAAACGTCTCCAGCTACGTACGTGCCAAGGCCGATGAGTTTACCGAGTGGGAATTTCTCAACGCGCTGGCTCACTTGTCGGGGTGCCAACTGCTGCTGGACGTGAACAACGTGTACGTGAGTTCGCGCAACCATGGCTTTGACGCCTGGACATTCATTCGTAATCTGCCGCCTGAAAGCATCCGCCAACTGCACCTGGCCGGGCATATGGACTACGGCGACTACGTGGTCGATACCCATGACCATCCGGTGTGTGATCCGGTGTGGGCGTTGTACCAGCAAACACTGGAACACGTGGGGCCGATCTCGACGTTGTTGGAGCGTGATGATCACTTCCCGCCGTTCGAGGAACTGCTCGCCGAGTTGAGCAAAGCCCGTGAACTGGGCGCAACCGCCTTGGCCCGGAGATCGTTATGCGCCTGA
- a CDS encoding 1-acyl-sn-glycerol-3-phosphate acyltransferase encodes MFEPVVATLITSMARTVTGARSLWLGCAPVPVQRIYFANHSSHGDFVLLWASLPQNLRKFTRPVAGSDYWNTSALRRYIINRVFNGVLIDRERKDPVDNPLQPMLDALEGGDSLIIFPEGTRNLEDGLLPFKSGLYHLAKSYPQAELIPVWIANLNRVMPKGRVLPLPLLCTTSFGAPLQLEEGEDKAVFLARSRDALLALAPEHA; translated from the coding sequence ATGTTCGAACCTGTGGTTGCCACGCTGATCACCTCCATGGCCCGCACCGTGACTGGTGCCCGCAGCCTATGGCTGGGTTGCGCGCCGGTGCCGGTGCAGCGCATCTACTTCGCCAACCACAGCAGCCACGGCGATTTCGTGCTGCTGTGGGCGTCGTTGCCACAAAACCTACGCAAATTCACCCGCCCGGTGGCCGGTAGCGACTACTGGAACACAAGCGCCCTGCGCCGCTACATCATCAACCGCGTGTTCAATGGCGTACTGATCGACCGCGAACGTAAAGACCCTGTGGATAACCCCTTGCAGCCGATGCTCGACGCGTTGGAGGGCGGCGACTCGCTGATCATCTTCCCCGAAGGCACGCGCAACCTGGAAGACGGCCTGCTGCCGTTCAAAAGCGGGCTCTATCACCTGGCCAAAAGTTACCCACAGGCTGAACTGATCCCGGTGTGGATCGCCAACCTCAACCGGGTCATGCCCAAGGGCCGCGTACTGCCGCTGCCCTTGCTGTGCACCACCAGCTTCGGCGCACCGCTGCAATTGGAAGAGGGCGAAGACAAAGCCGTGTTCCTCGCCCGCAGCCGCGATGCCCTGCTCGCCCTTGCCCCGGAGCACGCTTGA
- a CDS encoding phosphatase PAP2 family protein, which translates to MREPGLLKPAVLWLLLLAPLFFSTYGFATWVTSQRSDVGTMVFGWETHMPFLAWTIVPYWSIDLLYGFSLLLPNTRHELKQHALRLLSAQVIAVSCFLIWPLRFTFERPELDGVFGWLFAVLAGFDKPFNQAPSLHIALLVILWVMYQRHTQGVWRWLAHGWFALIGISVLTTYQHHFIDLPTGALAGWLCVWLWPVEHPSPLLNARLTGDVQRWKIGVRYGLGALILVILAFVLGGAWLWILWPAVSLALIKADYFVLGASGFQKRTDGRLTPAARWLYAPYLAAAWINSRLWTRKHPQPDRIVDNVWLGRIPTTREQEPFKAIVDLCAELPINPQGRAYQSIPVLDLIAPTTTECLHAAQAIERLRSHGPLLVCCALGYSRSATAVAAWLLHTDRATTVEQALTIIRTARADVVLHPAHRKALEGLPHAR; encoded by the coding sequence ATGCGCGAACCCGGCTTATTGAAACCAGCGGTCCTCTGGCTGCTGCTGTTGGCGCCGCTGTTTTTCAGCACCTACGGTTTTGCCACCTGGGTCACCAGCCAGCGCAGCGACGTCGGCACGATGGTGTTCGGCTGGGAAACCCATATGCCGTTCCTGGCCTGGACCATCGTGCCCTACTGGTCCATCGACCTGCTCTACGGGTTCTCCCTGCTGCTGCCGAACACCCGGCATGAGTTGAAGCAACATGCGCTGCGCCTGCTGAGCGCGCAGGTGATCGCGGTGAGCTGCTTCCTGATCTGGCCGCTGCGCTTCACCTTCGAGCGGCCGGAGCTGGATGGCGTGTTCGGTTGGCTGTTTGCGGTGCTGGCAGGGTTCGACAAACCCTTCAACCAGGCGCCATCACTGCACATCGCGCTGTTGGTGATCCTGTGGGTCATGTACCAACGCCATACCCAGGGCGTGTGGCGTTGGCTGGCACACGGCTGGTTCGCGTTGATCGGCATATCGGTGCTGACCACTTATCAACATCACTTTATCGACTTACCCACAGGCGCCCTCGCCGGTTGGCTGTGTGTGTGGTTGTGGCCGGTGGAGCACCCAAGCCCGCTGTTGAATGCGCGCCTGACAGGGGATGTGCAACGCTGGAAGATCGGAGTGCGCTACGGGCTGGGGGCCTTGATCCTGGTGATCCTCGCCTTTGTACTGGGCGGCGCGTGGCTGTGGATACTGTGGCCCGCGGTTTCCCTGGCGTTGATCAAGGCCGACTACTTCGTACTCGGCGCCTCGGGTTTTCAGAAACGTACTGACGGTCGGCTAACCCCTGCGGCGCGCTGGCTGTATGCGCCCTATCTGGCGGCTGCCTGGATTAACTCACGCCTGTGGACACGCAAGCATCCACAGCCCGACAGGATTGTGGATAACGTTTGGCTCGGGCGTATTCCTACGACGAGAGAGCAGGAACCCTTCAAGGCAATTGTCGATCTCTGCGCCGAACTGCCGATTAATCCACAGGGTCGTGCCTATCAATCCATTCCCGTACTGGACCTGATCGCGCCCACGACCACTGAATGCCTGCACGCCGCCCAAGCCATCGAACGGCTGCGCTCACACGGCCCGCTGCTGGTGTGCTGCGCCCTTGGCTATTCACGCAGTGCCACCGCCGTCGCCGCCTGGTTGCTGCATACCGACCGCGCCACCACGGTGGAGCAAGCACTGACTATTATTCGTACAGCGCGGGCCGATGTGGTCCTGCATCCTGCTCACCGCAAAGCGTTGGAGGGTTTGCCCCATGCCCGCTGA
- a CDS encoding protease modulator HflC has translation MSAHSHDHGHHHGHHHHHHHGDEHAAGPFPWRRMAWAVLLVLFAVAAASLVQVRSGEATVITRFGNPSRVLLEPGLGWRWPAPFEAAIPVDLRLRTTSSGLQDVGTRDGLRIIVQAYVAWQVQGDADNVQRFMRAVQNQPDEAARQIRTFVGSALETTAASFDLSSLINTDASQVRIADFEAQLRQQIDQQLLTTYGVRVAQVGIERLTLPSVTLTATVDRMRAERETIATERTAVGKREAAQIRSAAERDARIVQADATVKAADIEAQSRVEAAQIYGRAYAGNPQLYNLLRSLDTLGTVVTPGTKIILRTDAAPFRALVDGPKDVQP, from the coding sequence TTGAGCGCTCATTCCCACGATCACGGTCATCATCATGGCCATCACCACCACCATCATCACGGTGACGAACACGCCGCCGGCCCGTTCCCTTGGCGGCGCATGGCCTGGGCGGTGTTGCTGGTGCTGTTTGCGGTCGCCGCCGCCAGCCTGGTGCAAGTGCGCTCCGGCGAGGCCACGGTGATCACCCGTTTCGGCAACCCGTCGCGGGTACTGTTGGAACCGGGCCTGGGCTGGCGTTGGCCTGCGCCGTTCGAGGCGGCGATTCCGGTGGACTTGCGGCTGCGCACCACCTCCAGCGGTTTGCAGGATGTGGGCACCCGCGATGGCCTGCGCATCATCGTGCAGGCCTACGTGGCGTGGCAGGTGCAGGGCGATGCCGACAACGTGCAGCGCTTCATGCGTGCGGTGCAAAACCAGCCGGATGAAGCGGCGCGGCAGATCCGCACCTTTGTCGGCTCGGCGCTGGAAACCACGGCGGCCAGTTTTGACCTATCCAGCCTGATCAATACCGATGCCAGCCAAGTACGCATTGCCGATTTCGAAGCCCAGTTGCGGCAGCAGATCGATCAACAACTGCTCACGACGTATGGCGTGCGCGTGGCTCAAGTCGGTATCGAACGGCTGACGTTGCCGTCGGTGACCCTCACCGCCACCGTCGACCGCATGCGCGCCGAGCGCGAGACCATCGCCACCGAACGCACCGCCGTGGGCAAGCGCGAAGCGGCGCAGATCCGTTCGGCGGCTGAGCGCGATGCACGCATTGTGCAGGCTGATGCCACGGTGAAAGCCGCCGACATCGAAGCGCAATCGCGAGTGGAAGCTGCGCAGATCTATGGCCGTGCCTACGCCGGCAACCCGCAGCTGTATAACCTGCTGCGCTCGTTGGATACCTTGGGCACCGTGGTCACGCCGGGCACCAAGATTATCCTGCGCACCGACGCTGCGCCGTTCCGCGCCTTGGTCGACGGGCCGAAGGACGTCCAGCCATGA